A single window of Carassius auratus strain Wakin chromosome 9, ASM336829v1, whole genome shotgun sequence DNA harbors:
- the LOC113108286 gene encoding uncharacterized protein LOC113108286 isoform X2 yields MSVVESMEDFVNDFHTSLRENVLNVVPVDSTSRSSVEEVFNGFNNPFSDFNTDTKWRKYFSEKWGVVEPIEIHLGVRYDSRRNKISGMYEQTTVNDTFIYIPLLKTLEFIFRNDKVCNLIQEERQSDMYCDFCDGQYYKKHPLYSIFGTISQITGDNLGLNSILGYVESFSAKHYCRLCLTDKVLAQEVFSEDDPRMILRNRNLNEEHYKYLADNPNENSCYGVKRNSILNTLTYFNVSENFVLDIMHDILEGVAQYEVKLLFEYMSCNLISGDSIPQRLYAFNYGFLERNNRPTKVNLQQAGNNIGLNASQTWCLIKNIPLIFGDVVPVGDKHWHLMLLLLHIVNIIFSPCISEGMIIFLKHLIKEHHQLFKDLYPRNLIPKHHLMIHYPECIRQIGPLIHVWTMRYEAKHRFFKKNLKNFKNLTKSLAKKHQLAIAYHWESCTIRGIESGPVSNELLSDLENSDFISEQLQIDISSEVMVTPWVKCQGTEYRSGLVVFLECVDDAPVFGKIVKIFIKDGIYFLVSCMESEFIEHLHAFSVVEQEHCLVLKKPEELMYYKPFDLQMSYGNDHLFYIVVDCYL; encoded by the exons ATGTCAGTTGTTGAAAGCATGGAGGATTTTGTTAATGATTTCCATACAAGTTTaagggaaaatgttttaaatgttgtgcCTGTTGACAGCACAAGTAGAAGTTCAGTTGAAgaagtttttaatggttttaataatCCATTCTCTGATTTTAATACAGATACAAAAtggagaaaatatttcagtgagaaATGGGGGGTTGTTGAACCTATTGAAATACACTTAGGTGTCAGATACGATTCAAGAAGAAATAAAATCTCTGGGATGTATGAACAGACAACAGTTAATGACACTTTCATATATATCCCTCTTCTGAAGACTCTTGAGTTCATTTTTAGGAATGATAAAGTGTGTAATCTTATCCAAGAGGAACGGCAAAGTGACATGTATTGCGATTTTTGTGATGGACAGTATTACAAAAAACATCCTTTGTACT CCATCTTTGGTACTATTTCGCAAATTACCGGTGATAACCTAGGTCTAAATAGTATTCTTGGTTATGTTGAATCTTTTTCTGCAAAACATTACTGCAGACTCTGTCTCACTGACAAGGTGTTAGCACAGGAAGTATTTAGTGAGGATGATCCACGGATGATATTGCGTAATAGAAATCTAAATGAGGAGCATTACAAGTATCTTGCTGACAACCCCAATGAAAACTCATGTTATGGTGTTAAAAGAAATTCTATACTCAATACCTTGACTTACTTTAATGTATCTGAGAACTTTGTGCTGGATATTATGCATGATATCCTGGAGGGAGTTGCACAGTATGAAGTGAAACTGCTTTTTGAATATATGAGTTGCAATCTAATTTCTGGTGATTCCATTCCTCAAAGATTGTATGCCTTCAACTATGGCTTTTTAGAAAGAAATAACCGCCCAACCAAGGTCAACCTTCAACAAGCAGGAAACAACATTGGTCTCAATGCAAGTCAGACATGGTGTCTCATTAAGAACATCCCTCTCATATTTGGAGATGTAGTCCCAGTGGGAGATAAGCACTGGCATTTGATGTTGCTGCTCTTACATATTGTTAATATTATCTTTTCTCCTTGCATCTCTGAAGGAATGATAATATTTTTGAAGCATCTGATAAAAGAGCATCATCAGTTGTTTAAGGATTTGTATCCTAGGAATCTAATTCCAAAACACCACCTTATGATTCACTACCCTGAATGCATCAGACAAATTGGCCCATTGATTCATGTATGGACCATGAGGTATGAGGCAAAACACAGGTTTTTtaagaaaaatctaaaaaatttCAAAAACCTGACCAAATCGCTTGCAAAAAAACACCAGCTAGCCATTGCCTATCACTGGGAGTCATGTACTATCAGGGGTATTGAGTCTGGGCCTGTTTCAAATGAGCTGTTGTCTGACCTTGAAAACTCAGATTTTATTTCAGAGCAACTCCAGATTGATATCTCTAGCGAGGTAATGGTCACACCGTGGGTAAAGTGTCAAGGTACTGAGTATCGCAGTGGTCTTGTTGTTTTCTTAGAGTGTGTTGATGATGCACCTGTTTTTGGAAAGattgttaaaatttttattaaggatggaatttattttttggtatcgTGTATGGAATCAGAGTTTATTGAACACCTTCATGCTTTCAGTGTTGTTGAACAAGAGCATTGTCTTGTACTCAAAAAACCTGAGGAATTGATGTACTACAAGCCATTTGATTTACAAATGTCCTATGGCAATGACCATCTTTTTTACATTGTCGTGGActgttatttgtaa
- the LOC113108286 gene encoding uncharacterized protein LOC113108286 isoform X1, with translation MSVVESMEDFVNDFHTSLRENVLNVVPVDSTSRSSVEEVFNGFNNPFSDFNTDTKWRKYFSEKWGVVEPIEIHLGVRYDSRRNKISGMYEQTTVNDTFIYIPLLKTLEFIFRNDKVCNLIQEERQSDMYCDFCDGQYYKKHPLYSIFGTISQITGDNLGLNSILGYVESFSAKHYCRLCLTDKVLAQEVFSEDDPRMILRNRNLNEEHYKYLADNPNENSCYGVKRNSILNTLTYFNVSENFVLDIMHDILEGVAQYEVKLLFEYMSCNLISGDSIPQRLYAFNYGFLERNNRPTKVNLQQAGNNIGLNASQTWCLIKNIPLIFGDVVPVGDKHWHLMLLLLHIVNIIFSPCISEGMIIFLKHLIKEHHQLFKDLYPRNLIPKHHLMIHYPECIRQIGPLIHVWTMRYEAKHRFFKKNLKNFKNLTKSLAKKHQLAIAYHWESCTIRGIESGPVSNELLSDLENSDFISEQLQIDISSEVMVTPWVKCQGTEYRSGLVVFLECVDDAPVFGKIVKIFIKDGIYFLVSCMESEFIEHLHAFSVVEQEHCLVLKKPEELMYYKPFDLQMSYGNDHLFYIVVDCYL, from the exons ATGTCAGTTGTTGAAAGCATGGAGGATTTTGTTAATGATTTCCATACAAGTTTaagggaaaatgttttaaatgttgtgcCTGTTGACAGCACAAGTAGAAGTTCAGTTGAAgaagtttttaatggttttaataatCCATTCTCTGATTTTAATACAGATACAAAAtggagaaaatatttcagtgagaaATGGGGGGTTGTTGAACCTATTGAAATACACTTAGGTGTCAGATACGATTCAAGAAGAAATAAAATCTCTGGGATGTATGAACAGACAACAGTTAATGACACTTTCATATATATCCCTCTTCTGAAGACTCTTGAGTTCATTTTTAGGAATGATAAAGTGTGTAATCTTATCCAAGAGGAACGGCAAAGTGACATGTATTGCGATTTTTGTGATGGACAGTATTACAAAAAACATCCTTTGTACTCCATC TTTGGTACTATTTCGCAAATTACCGGTGATAACCTAGGTCTAAATAGTATTCTTGGTTATGTTGAATCTTTTTCTGCAAAACATTACTGCAGACTCTGTCTCACTGACAAGGTGTTAGCACAGGAAGTATTTAGTGAGGATGATCCACGGATGATATTGCGTAATAGAAATCTAAATGAGGAGCATTACAAGTATCTTGCTGACAACCCCAATGAAAACTCATGTTATGGTGTTAAAAGAAATTCTATACTCAATACCTTGACTTACTTTAATGTATCTGAGAACTTTGTGCTGGATATTATGCATGATATCCTGGAGGGAGTTGCACAGTATGAAGTGAAACTGCTTTTTGAATATATGAGTTGCAATCTAATTTCTGGTGATTCCATTCCTCAAAGATTGTATGCCTTCAACTATGGCTTTTTAGAAAGAAATAACCGCCCAACCAAGGTCAACCTTCAACAAGCAGGAAACAACATTGGTCTCAATGCAAGTCAGACATGGTGTCTCATTAAGAACATCCCTCTCATATTTGGAGATGTAGTCCCAGTGGGAGATAAGCACTGGCATTTGATGTTGCTGCTCTTACATATTGTTAATATTATCTTTTCTCCTTGCATCTCTGAAGGAATGATAATATTTTTGAAGCATCTGATAAAAGAGCATCATCAGTTGTTTAAGGATTTGTATCCTAGGAATCTAATTCCAAAACACCACCTTATGATTCACTACCCTGAATGCATCAGACAAATTGGCCCATTGATTCATGTATGGACCATGAGGTATGAGGCAAAACACAGGTTTTTtaagaaaaatctaaaaaatttCAAAAACCTGACCAAATCGCTTGCAAAAAAACACCAGCTAGCCATTGCCTATCACTGGGAGTCATGTACTATCAGGGGTATTGAGTCTGGGCCTGTTTCAAATGAGCTGTTGTCTGACCTTGAAAACTCAGATTTTATTTCAGAGCAACTCCAGATTGATATCTCTAGCGAGGTAATGGTCACACCGTGGGTAAAGTGTCAAGGTACTGAGTATCGCAGTGGTCTTGTTGTTTTCTTAGAGTGTGTTGATGATGCACCTGTTTTTGGAAAGattgttaaaatttttattaaggatggaatttattttttggtatcgTGTATGGAATCAGAGTTTATTGAACACCTTCATGCTTTCAGTGTTGTTGAACAAGAGCATTGTCTTGTACTCAAAAAACCTGAGGAATTGATGTACTACAAGCCATTTGATTTACAAATGTCCTATGGCAATGACCATCTTTTTTACATTGTCGTGGActgttatttgtaa
- the LOC113108287 gene encoding uncharacterized protein LOC113108287 — protein MIVKAQFRNRKKFIKISEACFDLFLAEVKEKFSIPDDLAVTVTDETGTEVDKDVFPDLMSTSGLVLVINELTDMGSSTPQSSVSLDTDTLSLTSKSSEESDWFSPKRFRKDEDDDVASQRAQARDLIKQILQTRPGGGNVLKEYEDTGTISDDTRKVMVNILVAHMMETEGRVPHRLTKQKYGLGIITLFPSLRDPQGRTGYEHFYDGQKNTGFLSWRLKTVQRGTRPSGNKEDPKTEEKGGPLLDRQLCYQEHQLDNDQSVEAISLMNHTSEREVIMQKMKATFEYRQRLVHDPEGSTTILSVFPRFLDTKGLILQDFTLLFGSETASRLLERWPTVFKAKVIRLGETLTPTPLLKRLLSSAKQSKESSEAQDSPEWDSDISSFLLLLHLLSPQASGRKKIQRISISQAIDHLVVFHKACRSIQEHLELEENRQPYILASGSSKEAISHYFIVVDKKLIPCQESSSLAAIDELFKVHFVFSLSYDPPLKNLYTFLQTTVYKIDVGTTSESPRVKELRAKFLNDV, from the exons ATGATTGTCAAAGCACAATTTCGGAATAggaagaaattcataaaaatcTCAGAGGCGTGCTTTGATTTATTTCTAGCAGAGG tGAAAGAGAAGTTCTCAATTCCAGACGACCTTGCTGTTACAGTTACAGATGAAACTGGTACAGAGGTGGATAAAGATGTGTTTCCTGATCTAATGTCCACCAGTGGGTTGGTTTTAGTCATAAATGAGTTGACTGACATGG GATCTTCCACACCTCAGTCTTCAGTAAGCTTGGATACAGATACACTGTCTCTAACTTCAAAAAGCAGTGAAGAGAGTGACTGGTTTAGTCCAAAACGATTCAGaaaggatgaagatgatgatgtggCATCACAACGAGCACAGGCCAGAGAT CTGATAAAACAAATTCTACAGACAAGACCAGGTGGAGGAAATGTGCTTAAGGAGTATGAAGATACAGGCACAATTAGTGATGACACAAGGAAAGTGATGGTGAACATCTTAGTTGCACACATGATGGAGACAGAAGG AAGGGTCCCACATCGACTTACCAAACAGAAGTATGGATTGGGAATTATCACCTTATTTCCCTCACTCAGAGATCCCCAAGGAAGGACTGGATAT GAACATTTCTATGATGGCCAAAAAAACACTGGATTCTTGTCATGGCGCCTCAAGACAGTACAAAGGGGGACAAGACCTTCTGGAAATAAGGAAGatccaaaaacagaagaaaagggAGGTCCTTTGCTTGACAGACAGCTATGTTACCAAGAACATCAGCTAGATAATGATCAAAGTGTAGAGGCCATCTCTTTGATGAATCATACAAGTGAACGTGAGGTCATCATGCAGAAGATGAAGGCAACGTTTGAATACAGACAGCGCCTTGTCCATGATCCAGAGGGATCCACCACCATTCTCTCTGTTTTTCCTCGGTTCCTGGACACTAAAGGATTG ATTCTTCAGGACTTCACACTCCTCTTTGGGTCAGAAACTGCTTCCAGACTTTTGGAAAGGTGGCCGACAGTTTTCAAAGCAAAGGTTATCAGACTAGGAGAAACCTTGACTCCCACTCCACTGCTGAAACGATTACTGTCATCTGCCAAACAGAGCAAAGAAAGCAGCGAGGCACAGGATTCCCCAG AGTGGGACAGTGATATATCATCCTTCCTTCTACTTTTGCATCTCCTATCACCCCAGGCTTCAGGAAGAAAGAAAATCCAAAGGATCAGTATTTCACAGGCTATTGACCATCTGGTGGTGTTTCACAAA GCATGCAGGAGCATACAGGAACACCTTGAGCTGGAAGAGAATCGTCAGCCATACATTCTTGCCTCAGGGAGCAGCAAGGAAGCCATCAGTCACTACTTCATTGTGGTGGATAAAAAGCTCATCCCCTGTCAAGAATCCTCTTCACTGGCTGCCATTGATGAACTCTTCAAGGTTCATTTTGTTTTCAGTCTCAGTTATGATCCTCCACTCAAAAATTTGTACACTTTTCTCCAGACTACAGTGTACAAAATTGATGTTGGCACCACAAGTGAGAGCCCGAGAGTAAAGGAGCTTAGAGCTAAGTTTTTGAATGATGTTTAG